The Macaca nemestrina isolate mMacNem1 chromosome 9, mMacNem.hap1, whole genome shotgun sequence genome includes the window TATCTTGGCTTTTGAACAACTCTTCAATCCCTCAGGGACTGTGGGAATTCTCACCTTCCCTATTCGTACAAATTGCCTTTAAATGAGAAGTTATTTGGCCTGTGGTGGACACTGTCATCCGGAGCCAGAAGCTCAATGTGAGCTATGATTAATGAATTATAAAGCCAATTCACTGAGCCATTACATTAGTGGAGCACTGTCGTAAGCAGGAACTAATTCTATGTGGAAATAATCATTCAAGCAGAGAAAGGCATTTCCTATCCATTAGAAAATACTACGAAGAGATaatccttaaaagaaaaaatccacatactattggccaaaacaaaagattattcaacCTTTGAAAACAAATTTGAATTTTGGCTTAATTATAGGTTTTGCTCTTATGATAAAAGAAATGCTACTTGATTATTTGATTATAAGCAATTTAGTACATGACCAGTTCttggaaaaaaatttcttttaagtaAAATCCCTCAATTTGTGTTTTATTACCAAAAGCCTCCATAGGGGAAAAATGTGTTTAAGACTATAACACAGGTTTAGAGAAAAATTTTGGTGattattgttcatttattttccttattaagCTAATTTAATTATCATTGAGACACAAACATTAGCTCCAGTACTGGGCTTCACACATCTGTTAGTAAAGATTTGATTAGGGCTACACAAATGTGCTAGATTAAACTATCTAGTTGGTGAAATTCAAGCCACCTGGATATTTTAGCAACATCAATAAGAATAATTCTCTTTTTCAAAATCAGTAAATCCAAGctatattaaaaagaattaattaaTGAGTGCCAGATAGGCAAAACAAACATTTGACAATGAATCATATTATCAAAGGTTTTGAGGGAGATCCCTCTCAGCTTATGTTTAGATGTCAAATTATATTACCAAAACTAAACAATCTGTTAAGATGATGTCTTAATGCAATAAGTCTCTAGTGCCATACggggttttcttgttttttttttttttttttaacttcttaaacATTGTTAGTAGGAAAAAAGATATGCTCTATTTACCAATGATAATCAAATCATAAAACATTTGCCCCAAAATGTTACCTTGGATATTTCCAAGAGCTGTTAGTCATTGAAATCCTATTTAAGATACTGTTACAAAGTTTAGTTAATGTGTCACACATATATCTTGATGTATGCTTCATAGGAGGAACTCAGTAAAGACACGGgtattgaaataattaatatataaacattaggggtttcataaaatatataaagaattctagAATTAGAAGGAACTCAAAAAATCATCCAGTCCAGGGCTGGCAAACTTACTCTGTAAATGGGCAGATAGAGAGTGAATAATCTAGGCTTTGTGAGCCTGATGGTCTCTGTAACAACGATTCAACTTTGCCCTTGTAGTCATAGACAAGAGTAAATTAATGGGTATgtttgtgtttcaataaaactttatttacaaaagcaagtaGCAGATGGAATTTGACCCACCAGCAGTATATCGATAATCCTTCATGGAATCCaacttctgtattttaaaaaccaacacCTTCGGCCTCATGTGGGATGGCAGCTCGCCCAAGGTTAAACAGCAAGTTAAgcagcaagtggcagagctgaagtTGAATTTGACCCTTCCAGCTTCCAGGCAAGTGCTGAATTCATTGTAATGACACATGGATGGTTGGCTGTGTTCAGATGGAAAGTCTGCCTCAGTCTTAAAGCAGATCGGAAATGCTTCATGTATTTGATGTCTATAGAATTGTGATGTGTGGATGACTCCTCACATCTCCAGTGAATAAGTTGCTTTCCAGAGACCTAAGCAGAatcacaaataatattttctggGAAAGGAACATGAACATCCTTGCAGTTAACCAAGCATGAAAATGCTCGCCTGAAAAGCCACACATGGCTTGCTTCATTAAAGACCATTTCAGTCTTGAAAAACTGCGTTTCTATTGAATATTTATAACAAATATGATTgaataaaaagaatttaaggTGGAAAAAACCCTATGTGTTGTGATTCCAAATTAAATCTTATTTTCATGTTGACAGTGTTTTGTATTCCCTGGTTTGCATGGTATAAAGAATCATCTTATTACAATGCCCTTTTCCAGCACCAAATAATAAGACTTTCTAGATTAATACTTGAGTCACCAACATTCATTTTCTAGCGGGGTTTTCCCCTTTCACGTAGttcattcttttcatttggaAGGAAGCGCAAGAAATGAGTCCCTAAGCAATCCTAAATGAGGATGTGGGTCTGGGTCTTTCTCTGTGGATATCTGCATGGAACGGCTTTGTAATCCTTGCCCTAAAACTGACAGTCCAGAAAGATATGATTGATGAAAGGGAACTGGATGTTTGAGTCAAAATGGACCGTCATTAACTAACTGAACCAAGTAAATGAAATGGAGTTTCCAAGGGGCAGTGGGGCACATTCTTCTTGAAAACATGGGCCCAATGTTCAGGATGTGTTTTACTGAAGGGGGTTGGGGAGTGGTGGGAGCCACTACTTAATGGCTCCCAGCTTGCAAAGGTGAAATAGcccatactatatatataaatatatatatatatgtacacacacacacatatatacatacacacacatttttttttcttcagcagttCTGTGTTGATGTTGATTTGCACATCTCTCACTGAACAGATGAGGGTGCATCTTCTCCTGTGTCATGCATTTTTCAGGCTctgaaatcacaaaaataatactcacaaatgcaaataaaattatgCTACTATAATTGTTTTCTAGTTTAGTTAGGTATTTTATATCAGCTTAGAAGTAAATTAAGCTGTATCTTTTCTTACTTTATGTAATCAAACAAAAATGCACAACATAAAAATCTTACATTTATGTGAAACTATATTTTCACATATGCGTTTCTTTTGGATCAAAagggtagatttttaaaataaattgtatcatttttataatacTTCATGTTAGAACTTAGGTCATATGTTATATCAAGTACAACTTTAGAATATAATAAAGACCCATGTATTACTGAAATATTGGAGCAtacaagtgtttttaaaataaaagttcaacCTCTGCCCTGCCACCAGCCCCCACACAAAAAAGCTACCATATTGCTTTAGGTCACGGATAACAAAAGCATGAATGATTCAGATGAACACCTTTTGAACTTTTTTCAGGAAGACTTGAGTGGTAAGGTAACTTAAAGTCTTAACCATAATGCATGCAGGTGGCCCTTTCTTGGCTTGAAACATCTTGAAACAGTTTCCGTGCCAAGCAAGGAGGCTCCTGTATCAGTGTGGCTTGCTCAAGAAGGATGGAAAGAGAGTATGCAAATGAGTGCATATTTATTGGTTCAGGGGCAAGACTTAGAGTTGAGCGGTGCAAAATGTGACTACCCTTTCTTAGAAGCTAGCCAGAGTACATAAAgggaataaaaatgcatttttcattatgttttattcACTGAAGGAATttctggttgttgttgttgttgttgttttataataGATGATTAAAGAATACAGGACAGCATGTTATACAAgaataacaaagacaaacaatTAGCAAACTATTGAGTTAGAGTGGATCTACTGTGGTGCATGTTTAATTGTAGGACTAAACAAACGCCTGTGCATTGTTAATGGGTGAACATATTGGCTGAGCTATCTGAGCTATTCCTGCTTATAAAATAGAACCTGAAGCAAGTGTATAAGGctttgtagtttgtatttttatattggcCTTATTCTTTACTCCATGTTATGttcttacttttgtttttctcttcatttatgtTATCTTGAAGTGTCTTATGTACCCTTAGAAGCTACTTTAGGTCCAATTTAGAACTAGAGTTACATATAGTTTGAATTTTACACCATTATGGAAATTTGAAGATGTTATCATTCACTGATAGGCACAAATTATTATAAGAAAAGCTGAAGTCATTAGCCCAAATAAAGGATTAGAATTAACAATGAAAGTGAACTTAGAGTATAATTAATGAATTCTCTAATtgctcttcctgtgttagttcattaAGCCTGACTATTGCGTGGATATTCAGGCATCTGTCTCCAACATCTGTCATCTCACTGATTCCTGGGTTGACTCTGTTGAAGCCTGGGAGGAAGGGTTTGCCTTTCCTCCTTCACTGCTCTTTGCATTTCCCTCCAAAATCTGAACATGCTGTGAAAACGAAAACCTTTCTCTAATATAATTGTCTGACAATGGGCAGAACCACCGTGAGAAAGTTTAAGACTTCCACGGAAAAGTTGCAGATTATGCTCACTTCAACCTTTGCTACCATTGATTGTGCATGGTTAACAGCGGAGCAGCTCTTGGCCATGTGTCACCTTTAGGCTCAGAGTTTTACTGGTAATGAGATAGTATATGGGCAGATATCTGCTCAGATAGATGACATTCCCAATCCACAGACTCATTTGTCGGGAACAAGTTCACAGCCAGTGTGTGGGAGGCACCTCATGACCCTCCCCAGCCGAAAGACTCACAATAGGTCTCACTGTGTTCAAAGACTGACAGCATAGAGGGGAaatgagctcatccttttcttGTCTGGTATTCTAGTCCAAACTTTATTGGACTGGTGTTCTAGGTAACCCACTCACTAAAAATTGCAGGAGCAGAAAGATCTAGGTGGGGTGGAGGCACAGAAAAGACAAAAGGCGAGTCACTATCTTGTAATCAGCTTAAGTTCCAGGACTTTGCATTAAAAAGGAATAGTTACTTAGGTATATAGCACTTAAGCTGCAGAGTAGTTGGCTAGCAAAAACAGTCCCAGGATAAGTTCAAAGCTGGAAATGATGTTGGTTGGGGGCAGCATGCTTGGTTAAAACACTTTCTCTGCAGATACAGGTGGTGATTTACGCATGCAATTGAAATGCATTCaggatacatttatatatatataaaataaagctcactgctatttttaaaataggttgACTTCAGCTTGTACCTGCAGATACTTATATGTACACTTGTTCATACTTATATGTACTTACATGTATACTTATATACAGATATACAGATACTTATATGCATACTTGTTCGTGACCATTAGAATTAACAACACATAACATTTGGGATATTTCAGAGTTCCACACTTGACCTTACCCAAAAGCTCTAGAAGCGATTGTTTTCAGAGTTCTGGTTGCATGGATTTATTAGAAAATGCTCTTCTGTATGGAAGACATGGCTTGCTATTGCATTTCTCTTTTGCAGAAAAGCAAGTCCAACAAATCAGTGACATTATTATAGCAAGAAATTATCTATGGGGCTCCACTTCCCCAGGCTATATTTCAAATTAGTGTGGGGCTATATGGAACTTAGGGAGTGGAAAGACCATGGAATAATCAGGAGATTAAGTTTCCAGTCCAGGTTCTGCCAACAAACAGCCCTATTACCTCAGCAGGTCTCCTCCTTGTTCCATCTttgtagaagaaagaaatcactGATTTctaaagcttccttccagatctGACTTGTTTGGACATTATGTTCTTTCCCCTCTGGAGAAACAAGTGTTATTCCCTGTGGGTGGTGGTGTGAGGAAATCACTCAGAGCGAGTAAACTGCCCTCTTCTCTCCGCAGAAGAGGAATCACAACTTCCTCTCGACTTAAGTTGATAgtgcttttgcatttttaaattcctaTGATGAGAGGTCATCAAGAAAGAGCCACCTGATCAATCAATTCATCCAGAAGGTCCCAGTTTATCATCTTATAAGAAAAGTATGCTCATTGAtttgttggtttatttatttgtttattcacttattcaacaaatatttactaagtactCGCTATGGGCCTGTCACTACCAAGAGGATAAAGCAAAGAACAGGAGAGAGGAGTCCCTGTCCTTCTGAAGCTCATGATTGAATGGAGGATGCTTATTTTAAAGCATAAGTAATTACAATAGagtgaaaggaataaaaatgtaaGTAGGTACAGAAAGCGGTGAGAATACTTAGCAGGGGAGTCCCCATCCAATCTAAGGGTCAGGGAAGATGCTTCCTGAAGAGCTGGCACTTAAGCAGAGTCCTAAAGGATGAGGCATAGTTAGTGAGCTTAAGGGAGTCTTGGAGGGAGGGCAGAGGGCGAAAGTCATTTATCCATGCTCTGCAAATCACCTGACACATGGAGGCACCTGTCCCAGGTGACAGGATCTTAATGGGCAGCTCAGGAGAGAAGGGAACACTTTGAAAcatgaaaatatgtgaaaaaaaaaaaaaaaaaaactgaaaggatGAGAGGCAACAGCATCCAGCATACCACAGGATCTGGAAAGTGGTGTGTTCCCACCAGCCAGACTGGAcaacttcctggttcatagggCATTAGTTCATAGTGCATTGATAGTGGTGGGAAATTAATGTCTTTAGGCTGATTACAGCCCTGCTACCACATAGCAAATCTTAAAAATAAGACCCAACAGTCCAAACTGTTTTCAAATAACTATGTCACAAAACAGCTCAAAAATATTTacaggaatacaaaaatatcaagCACCCAATAAGGAAACTTATACTGTCTGACATTCAAGTAGAAATAACTAGGCATgtagaaaaatgggaaaatatgacCCGCAATGACAAAAATCAATCAAAAGCAACCTGGACTGACAGATGTTACAAGTAGCAGACAAGAATATCCAATTATTGTATGTATTCCATATGTTTAAAGAATTAGGCAGAAACATAcatggaagatatttttaaaatactcaaatTGAGGTcctaaaaagaaaatctacaatGTATGAGATGGCAAATACATTGTATGGGATTAACAGAAGATTAGAACTTGCAGAAAGAAAGATCAGTAAACTTGAAGATATACCCATAGAAACTTTCAAGATGAAGCacagaaggaatttttttttttttttaatgaaaatagcatTAGTGAGCGTGGGACTTTCAAGGCTTAATATAACTAGAATTGGAATTTTCAAAGAGCAGGAGGGATGGGGAacagaaaaagatatttgaagaaataatgtctgAAAAGTTTTTATGGAAACTGTCAATCCAGAGAGCCAAAAAGCTAGACAAAGCACAAGCACATGAATCATGAAGAAACCACACCCAGACACATCATAATGACATTGCTCAAaggtaaaattgttttaaaaacttttctaaaaagtaaaaaagtctcaaaagtcgtcagaggaaaaataaaattatgctacATACAGAGGAATAAACATATGGATTCTAACAGATTTCTTGTCAGAGCAACATGTttatagagctgaaaaacaaatCTATGAACCCAGAGTTCTGTACCataaaaatatcttcacaaacaaaggcaaaagaaaggcttcttcggagttttcagaaaatacagattttCATCAAGGAATGAAAAGAAGAGGATATGGTATCTacatagttaatttttttttctggttttaaagtattttaaaactaccattgactatttaaacaaaaatagttaCAATGTAGTATGGATTTGTAACATCTGTGAAAGTAAAATTTGTAGCAATAGCCAAGGCTTAAGAAGGGAGAAATGGAAgcatccaattaaaaaaaatcttataacaTATGTGAAGTCATATAATATCACTTGAAGGAATAGTgtaataaattaaatatgtatactGTAAAccctaaataaattaaatatgtatagtATAAACCCAATCATAAAGATGACAACAAAGAGTTATGGCTAGGAAaccaacaaaggaaataaaaattgaataacaAAAGTATTCAATTAATccaagagaagacagaaaaaaagagaggaaaagggagcAAATAACTGAAgggataaatagaaaataaatagcgAGATGACAGATTTAAACCTAACTGTATCAATAAGCACATTAAATGTAAGTGATGGAAACGCCTTAACTGAAAGCAGAAATGATAAGATGGGATATACTACCTATAAGAAGCACACTTTATACATAAAGACACAaaaaggttaaaagtaaaaggatggacaATATATACTATGCCACACTAAACAAAAGAAAGTTAAAGTGGCTATTTTAATATTAGACAAGGTAGATTTCAGATCAAAGAATACTACCAGAAATAATGAAGaccattttatgattttaaaagggCTAGTTCATTAAGGGACATAATGACTCTAAATATTTATGTACtcaataacagagcttcaaattATATGAGCAAAACTGATGGAactgaaaagataaattaaaaaatccaaaaggaTAGCCACAGATTTGAATACACCTCTGTTACTAATTGGTCAAAGAAGTAGACAGACAATCAAAAAGAATATAATATAGAATATCTAAATATTATCAACCAACTTGATCTGATTGGCATTTATGGAACACTCCACCTAGCAACAGcataatacacattattttttaaggaCATAAATTACATTTACCAAGGACTATATTTTGAGCCATAAAAAGTGctcaaaaaatccaaaagaattcaAGTCGACACAAAGTATATGTCAAATTTATgtcaaataatttcattttatttgaccaaaatgaaattaaattagaaaacaatgacagaaaatatttagcaaatcaccaaatatttagaaataacatacttctaaataaacCCACTGGTCAAAATGAAATcaaaaagggaaattagaaaatagtttCAACTGAATGAAAATctaaatacaacatatcaaactTTGTGAGATGCTGTGAAATAGTACTTAGAGATACAGTCATCATTAAATGCATATGTGAGAAAAGAAGAAGCATTTCAAATTAATGACCTAGTTTTTCACCTTGGaaaactagcaaaaaaaaaaaaaaaaaaaaagcaaataaaacacacaataagaagaagaaagaaatcataaagatTGGAGCAGAAACTAatagaataaaaactagaaaaacagtagaaaaaattaatgaaccaaaaaattagttctttgaaagggtcaataaaattgaaaaatctcTAGCCATGCTGAtcaagaaaaaagtagaaaacacaaattaccaatgTTAGAAATGAGAGAGTTAAGTGACATCACTACAGGATCTacagacattaaaagaataagaagaagattttatgaacaattttatgtcaataaattcaACAGCTTagacaaaagaaacaaattccttgaaagatacaAACTATCAAAACCCactcaagaaaaaatagataaaccgAATATCCCTATGTCTAAAATGAATTTGTAGGTaaaaatcttcccacaaagaaaactccaggcccaggtggcttcactggagaattctacatTAAAGAAATTAACAATAACAATGCTAAACCAAGTCTTCCAGAAGATAGAAAACCAGGGAAtgcttcctaactcattctatgaggccagcctTACCCTGATAGCTAAACCAAAGACATTATGAGaaaagagaactacaaactaaTATTGTTGTTAACATGGATGTAAACTTTTAAACAAATTTCAGCAAATTGAATCCAATAATATACTGAAAGGGGTAATATATCATGTCTATTATGTAAGGTTTTTAATGTAACATTAAAAAAGCAATCATAATTCACCACATgaataaacacaaaagaaaaatcatttgatgaTCACAACACATGCAGaataagcatttgacaaaattctacAGCATTTCTGTTTGCTTCTCCATAAACATTAAATTCTCCgtaaactaggaataaaagggaACTTCCTCACGCTGTTCAAAAGCATTTGCTGAAAACCTGTAGCTAACATTATATTTAGTGGCGAAAGACCAAATGTTTTCCCTCCAAGAACAGGAATGAGACAGGAATGTGTACTCTCCCTGCTTCTATTCTACATTTATTGGAATTTCTAACAAGTGTAGTAACTCAATATGTGATAAAAAAGTCATCCAGATTGAAAAGAAGTAAAGctgtctttatttgcagaagACATAATGATCTGAGCAGAAAATCTGATGAAATCTACCTAAACATTACTACTgctaataaatgagtttagtAAGCTTGCAGGATGCAAGATCAATATgcaaaaaatcaattttaaatatatatttatatatattttacatatttatataaatatataaaaatatatttacatatctatataaatatgtaaaaatatataatataaaaatataaatatatattatatattaatattaagttATGTAacataaatataacatataatatatatttaatatatattttatatataaatttaatatatatttatatatagcacaaatttaatatataatataaatttagtatatatttaatatataaatttaatatatataatgtaaatttatatattaatataaatataaatttatatattaatataaatacatatacatatatataccctagcaattaaaattataaaaacaataccatttataatagcattatATAACATGAAATACTTAGAGATCTGGCTAAAGATCTGTCCCTAAAGAGAAGCCTGACTAATGCAGATGTTAAAGACCTGCATAATGAAAACTATGGCGGAAAGATATTAAAAGagacttaaataaatggataTCATATGCTCATTAATCAATAAGtgaaattatattttcagttGTTTCCTTAGTtcatctacaaattcagtgcaatcctAACCAAAATTCCAGCAGAtgattttgtagaaattgacCAACTTATTCTAAAAGTTCATATAAAAACATGAAGGATCTGGAATAGCCAAAAgagctatgaaaaagaaaaacaacttttgaGTACTAACACTGCCTGACTTAGGACATACAAAATTACAGTAGTCAAGACACAGTGGTATTGACATAAAGATtgaaaaagagacaaatagaATAGGATAGAGTACAGAGCTAGACCTTCACATACCCAGACtactaattttcaacaaaagtgcaaAGGTAATACTGTGACaaaaggataatttcttttttaaatgggtCAGAGCAATTGGATATGTATTTGCCAAGATAGGtaaaactttgagaaaataacataggagaaaacttTGTAACCTTGGGTTAAGCAAAAAATACTTAGATACAATGCCAAGCTTAATTCAGAAAGGAGCcaattgataaactggacttcatcaaaatttaaaacttaaaacttctGCTGTTCAAAAGAcactaccaagaaaatggaagaaagaagcCACGGAtgggaagaaaacatttgcaagttATATATCTAATAAAGTACTTGtgtacagaatatataaataaccttcaaaactcaataatcaaaaaaacaaaaaaatgggcaaaagatttgaaggACACttcattaaagaagaaatacagtGAGGAATAAGCACATGGAAAAAGGCTGACAGCATTCCacaacagaaaaatgcaaattaaagctgTGATGATACACCACTACAAAtctattaaattaattaaaagactGACTATGCGCAATGTTAGTG containing:
- the LOC105467552 gene encoding protein CASC2-like; the encoded protein is MARFGIQSSNVAMVSYSRTFWLAGHRYWPFKAEFRRWVSPCDRWTCPAGCIYPADLWAIFTLLEPEKCMTQEKMHPHLFSERCANQHQHRTAEEKKMCVYVSGKQLIHWRCEESSTHHNSIDIKYMKHFRSALRLRQTFHLNTANHPCVITMNSALAWKLEGSNSTSALPLAA